One stretch of Paramormyrops kingsleyae isolate MSU_618 chromosome 4, PKINGS_0.4, whole genome shotgun sequence DNA includes these proteins:
- the tmem200ca gene encoding transmembrane protein 200C, with the protein MIATGGLLRISSRRQDSLRSKNRAENKRKRKTRRRRKNDVVVVKGKLQLCSISGLVAAVGVTVMLVGVAMAVLGYWPRESPAYPVGGTHLEQPLPGRANWTSGSKTSYQVDSTNVGHGNGTVSQTEPPLGFLAEFLDSYLYSDKLKVFGPLTMGIGIFLFICANAVLHENRDRKTKIINLRDIYSTVIDIHSLRTKDCSPLNGFVNYVQSRSIDGKSGPSYSAAVLARSSWPSTVSGKQQEKGENGQSRQQSFTRQCGMSQERQTFTDTVYSIYRDQNRTSERVPVPKQWETRSIVTSSVNAFTLPVIKLNNCVLEESRRLEETSAGRDSQDSEDQASCNHASPIASRAMETKGEAPTDSVDTVGPQGPSWASQQGLQSQLLPPFPGQRLTGSHLSLSALPDYPTSAELGDSSRAAGGGRGEWTRRLSCPRLERSNSKGYIKLGDLMGESFETPDAVDSGSGLTQGRGHPSVGDSQEIRQAASQSAMPEQYSSKEKLLALGQPRAAAVDTGLKGDSI; encoded by the coding sequence ATGATAGCGACAGGCGGTCTGCTGCGCATCTCGTCTAGGCGCCAGGACTCGCTCCGCTCCAAAAACCGGGCGGAGAACAAGCGGAAGAGGAAAACCAGGAGACGGAGGAAGAACGACGTGGTGGTGGTGAAGGGCAAGCTGCAGCTGTGCTCCATATCCGGGCTGGTGGCTGCTGTGGGGGTGACGGTTATGTTGGTGGGGGTAGCCATGGCTGTGCTGGGCTACTGGCCGAGGGAGAGTCCAGCCTACCCCGTGGGAGGAACCCACCTTGAGCAGCCTCTGCCCGGACGAGCCAACTGGACGAGCGGCAGTAAGACGTCATACCAGGTAGATAGCACCAACGTCGGCCATGGGAACGGCACTGTGAGCCAGACTGAGCCTCCCTTGGGCTTCCTTGCTGAATTCCTGGACAGTTACCTGTATTCCGACAAGTTGAAGGTGTTTGGCCCCCTGACCATGGGAATTGGCATCTTCCTCTTCATCTGTGCCAATGCCGTCCTACATGAGAACAGAGACAGAAAGACTAAGATCATCAACCTTAGGGACATCTATTCCACTGTCATCGACATCCACAGTTTAAGGACCAAAGATTGCAGTCCTCTCAATGGCTTTGTCAACTATGTGCAGTCTAGGAGTATAGACGGTAAGTCAGGTCCCTCTTACAGTGCCGCTGTGCTTGCCAGGAGCTCGTGGCCCTCTACCGTGTCTGGCAAGCAGCAGGAGAAGGGGGAAAATGGCCAGTCGAGACAGCAGTCCTTCACGAGGCAGTGTGGCATGTCTCAGGAGAGGCAGACTTTCACCGATACGGTCTATAGCATATACCGGGACCAGAACAGGACCTCTGAAAGGGTCCCAGTGCCTAAACAATGGGAGACCAGGTCCATCGTCACCTCTTCCGTGAACGCTTTTACTCTTCCCGTCATCAAACTGAACAACTGCGTACTGGAAGAGAGTAGGCGGTTGGAGGAGACCAGTGCCGGGAGGGACTCCCAAGACTCAGAGGACCAGGCCAGCTGCAACCATGCTTCCCCTATAGCCTCCAGGGCCATGGAAACCAAAGGCGAGGCGCCAACGGACTCAGTGGACACAGTTGGCCCGCAGGGGCCATCATGGGCTTCCCAGCAGGGCTTGCAGAGCCAGCTCCTCCCTCCATTCCCTGGGCAAAGGCTGACAGGGTCACACCTATCCCTCAGCGCCCTCCCGGATTACCCCACTTCTGCCGAGCTAGGAGATTCCTCGAGAGCGGCAGGTGGCGGGCGCGGGGAGTGGACAAGGCGCCTCAGCTGTCCCCGCCTGGAGCGCTCCAACAGCAAGGGCTACATCAAACTCGGGGACTTGATGGGGGAGTCCTTCGAGACTCCCGACGCAGTCGACTCGGGTAGCGGGCTCACTCAGGGACGGGGCCACCCGTCTGTGGGTGACTCACAGGAGATTCGCCAGGCCGCCTCCCAGAGCGCAATGCCAGAGCAATACTCCAGCAAGGAAAAGCTCTTGGCGCTTGGCCAACCGCGGGCTGCTGCGGTTGACACAGGCCTCAAGGGCGACAGTATTTGA